In Chlamydiota bacterium, one genomic interval encodes:
- the rplM gene encoding 50S ribosomal protein L13, giving the protein MARTGEISRKWHLIDADGQVLGRMATRIADLLRGKGKAEFTPHVDTGDFVVVINAAKVKLTGKKDLQKTYTRYSGYPGGLKTIPVARVRERHPERLVEHAVAGMMPKNKLGRALLSKLKVYAGSEHPHAAQKPAAAAR; this is encoded by the coding sequence ATGGCCCGGACGGGCGAGATTTCCAGGAAATGGCACCTGATCGACGCCGACGGGCAGGTGCTCGGACGGATGGCCACGAGGATCGCCGATCTCCTGCGCGGCAAGGGGAAGGCGGAGTTCACCCCCCACGTGGACACGGGGGATTTCGTGGTCGTGATCAATGCGGCGAAGGTGAAGCTCACGGGCAAGAAGGATCTCCAGAAGACCTACACCCGCTACTCGGGCTACCCAGGCGGGCTCAAGACGATACCGGTGGCGCGGGTCCGCGAGCGGCACCCGGAGCGGCTTGTCGAACACGCGGTGGCCGGGATGATGCCCAAGAACAAGCTCGGGCGCGCCCTGCTTTCGAAACTCAAGGTCTACGCGGGGTCCGAGCATCCGCACGCGGCGCAGAAGCCCGCCGCGGCGGCGCGGTGA
- a CDS encoding argininosuccinate synthase, translating to MEKVVLAYSGGLDTSIILKWLREERGMDVIAYVADLGQGKELDGIRRKALRTGASKVYVEDLREEFVRDYVFAALKANAIYEGTYLLGTSIARPLIAKRQVEIARREKAAAVAHGATGKGNDQVRFELAFAALGPDLKVIAPWREWNLGARADLFEYATRHGIPIPVTKEKPYSSDRNLLHISFEGGILEDPDREPDEDMFVLSVSPERAPDKPTYVEIGFARGVPVAVDGKRLSPAKLLARLNELGGRNGVGRIDIVENRYVGMKCRGVYETPGGTILHIAHRAMESLTMDREVMHFRDSFIPCYASLVYNGFWFSPEMRLLTAAVEESQKNVTGTVRVKLYKGNCIVVGRSSPCSLYSPAHATFEASGAVYNQADATGFIRLNGLRLRIEAMLQGRGRVSKRG from the coding sequence ATGGAAAAGGTGGTGTTGGCGTACTCGGGGGGGCTCGACACCTCGATCATCTTGAAGTGGCTCCGCGAGGAGCGGGGGATGGACGTCATCGCCTACGTGGCCGACCTCGGCCAGGGCAAGGAGCTCGACGGCATCCGGCGGAAGGCGCTCCGCACCGGCGCGAGCAAGGTCTACGTCGAGGATCTCCGCGAGGAGTTCGTACGCGACTACGTCTTCGCCGCGCTCAAGGCGAACGCGATCTACGAGGGGACCTACCTGCTCGGCACCTCCATCGCCCGCCCGCTCATCGCGAAGCGGCAGGTGGAGATCGCGCGCAGGGAGAAGGCCGCCGCCGTGGCGCACGGCGCGACCGGGAAGGGGAACGACCAGGTGCGGTTCGAACTCGCCTTCGCCGCCCTCGGGCCCGACCTGAAGGTCATCGCCCCGTGGAGGGAGTGGAACCTCGGCGCGCGCGCGGACCTGTTCGAGTACGCCACGCGGCACGGCATCCCGATCCCCGTGACGAAGGAGAAGCCGTACTCGAGCGACCGGAACCTCCTGCACATCAGCTTCGAGGGGGGCATCCTCGAGGACCCGGACCGCGAGCCCGACGAGGATATGTTCGTCCTCAGCGTCTCCCCGGAGAGGGCCCCGGACAAGCCGACCTATGTCGAGATCGGTTTCGCCCGGGGGGTGCCGGTCGCCGTGGACGGGAAGCGGCTCTCCCCCGCGAAGCTCCTCGCCCGCCTGAACGAGCTCGGCGGGAGGAACGGCGTGGGGCGGATCGACATCGTCGAGAACCGGTACGTCGGGATGAAGTGCCGCGGCGTCTACGAGACGCCCGGCGGCACGATCCTCCATATCGCGCACCGGGCGATGGAGTCGCTCACGATGGACCGCGAGGTGATGCACTTCCGCGACTCGTTCATCCCGTGCTACGCCTCGCTCGTCTACAACGGGTTCTGGTTCTCGCCGGAGATGCGGCTGCTGACGGCGGCCGTGGAGGAGAGCCAAAAAAACGTCACCGGGACGGTGCGCGTCAAGCTCTACAAGGGCAACTGCATCGTCGTCGGGCGCTCCTCCCCCTGCTCGCTCTACAGCCCCGCGCACGCCACCTTCGAGGCGAGCGGCGCCGTGTACAACCAGGCCGACGCGACGGGATTCATCAGGCTGAACGGACTGCGCCTGAGGATCGAGGCGATGCTGCAGGGGAGGGGGCGGGTTTCGAAACGCGGATGA
- a CDS encoding N-acetyl-gamma-glutamyl-phosphate reductase has protein sequence MLRVAIVGATGYAGCELLEILLRHPRVKVASLTAKLDREIRISDEYPRFTGRIDLPCAPLDVEEVCRKADLVFLSLPHGVSMRFARPFRLAGKKVIDLSADFRFRDVGVFKRWYGIEHEAVELLAEAVYGLPELHADEVRAAALVANPGCYPTGSILALAPLLAAGLVDPAGIVIDAKSGVTGAGRKASLAMLFGEVNESFRAYKVGVHQHTPEIEVELGRAAGAPLQLLFTPHLVPMNRGILTTAYLTPRGKISDAAVRDAYRNVYEKAPFVRLMGAGKLADTKNVAGLNFCDISFVVDERTNTIVVVSAIDNLLKGAAGQAVQNMNLVCGFPETEGLR, from the coding sequence ATGCTGCGCGTGGCGATCGTGGGGGCGACCGGATACGCCGGGTGCGAACTGCTCGAGATCCTGCTCAGGCACCCCCGGGTGAAGGTGGCGTCGCTCACCGCCAAGCTGGACCGCGAGATCCGCATCAGCGACGAATATCCGCGCTTCACCGGGCGAATCGACCTCCCCTGCGCCCCGCTGGACGTCGAGGAGGTCTGCCGGAAGGCGGACCTGGTTTTCCTCTCGCTGCCCCACGGCGTGTCGATGAGATTCGCCCGCCCGTTCCGCCTCGCCGGGAAGAAGGTCATCGACCTGAGCGCCGACTTCCGGTTTCGCGACGTCGGCGTCTTCAAACGCTGGTACGGGATCGAGCACGAGGCGGTCGAACTGCTCGCCGAGGCGGTCTACGGCCTGCCTGAACTCCACGCCGACGAGGTGCGGGCGGCGGCTCTGGTCGCGAACCCCGGCTGCTACCCCACCGGCTCCATCCTCGCCCTCGCGCCGCTCCTCGCGGCGGGGCTCGTCGACCCCGCCGGGATCGTCATCGACGCCAAGTCCGGCGTCACCGGCGCCGGGCGGAAGGCCTCCCTGGCGATGCTGTTCGGCGAGGTCAACGAGAGCTTCCGCGCCTACAAGGTGGGGGTGCACCAGCACACCCCGGAGATCGAGGTCGAGCTCGGCAGGGCCGCGGGCGCGCCGCTGCAGCTCCTCTTCACGCCGCACCTTGTGCCGATGAACCGCGGCATCCTCACCACCGCCTATCTCACCCCGCGCGGGAAGATCTCCGACGCCGCGGTGCGCGACGCCTACCGAAACGTCTACGAGAAGGCGCCGTTCGTCCGGCTGATGGGGGCCGGGAAGCTCGCCGACACGAAGAACGTCGCGGGGCTCAATTTCTGCGACATCTCGTTCGTCGTGGACGAGCGCACGAACACGATCGTCGTCGTCTCGGCCATCGACAACCTCCTCAAGGGCGCCGCCGGGCAGGCGGTGCAGAACATGAACCTCGTCTGCGGTTTCCCCGAGACCGAGGGGCTTCGTTGA
- the argH gene encoding argininosuccinate lyase: protein MSGKIWSGRFDTRMAPEVEAFTASVGFDRILYRHDIRGSLAHVAMLARQGLVTAAEAKKISAGLKRVEAEIARGAYRPGPEHEDIHMAVETRLKELIGPAADRLHTARSRNDQVALDTRLFLIDAVGDAIEGIRGLQKAVVASAWKHRHLVMPGFTHLQHGQPVLVAHHLLAHVEMLERDAARMADCLKRAKACPLGAGALAGTSLPIDRRETARLLGLPRLCENSIDAVSDRDFILEFLSAGAILGVHLSRMAEEIVLWASKEFSFVALDLSYCSGSSLMPQKANPDVAELVRGKAGRLIGALVSVLTMMKGLPLAYNRDMQEDKEPLFDAALTIDGCLGIMAGLWERISFRPEALRRSLEGDFSQATDLVEQLVVNGVPFREAHRLVGRLVADCLRRRKRLDELTLAELKACAPQFGEGALALLSHDETVRRKRSLGSTSSAGVAKALAAWRRKLAHA, encoded by the coding sequence ATGAGCGGGAAGATCTGGTCCGGCAGGTTCGATACAAGGATGGCGCCCGAGGTGGAGGCGTTCACCGCCTCCGTCGGCTTCGACCGGATTCTCTACAGGCACGACATCCGCGGCAGTCTCGCCCACGTCGCGATGCTCGCGAGGCAGGGGCTCGTCACGGCGGCGGAGGCCAAAAAGATCTCGGCGGGGTTGAAGCGGGTGGAGGCGGAGATCGCCCGGGGGGCGTACCGTCCCGGCCCCGAGCACGAGGATATCCATATGGCGGTCGAGACGCGGCTGAAGGAGCTGATCGGCCCCGCCGCGGACCGGCTCCACACCGCCCGGAGCCGCAACGACCAGGTCGCCCTCGACACCCGCCTCTTCCTCATCGACGCCGTCGGCGACGCGATCGAGGGGATCCGGGGGCTCCAGAAGGCCGTCGTCGCGTCGGCGTGGAAACACCGGCATCTCGTGATGCCCGGCTTCACGCACCTCCAGCACGGCCAGCCGGTGCTCGTCGCGCACCACCTCCTCGCGCATGTCGAGATGCTCGAGCGCGACGCGGCCCGGATGGCGGACTGCCTGAAGCGGGCGAAGGCGTGCCCGCTCGGCGCGGGGGCGCTCGCGGGGACGTCGTTGCCGATCGACCGGCGGGAGACGGCCCGCCTGCTCGGCCTCCCCCGGCTCTGCGAGAACAGCATCGACGCCGTGAGCGACCGCGACTTCATCCTCGAGTTCCTCTCCGCCGGGGCCATACTGGGCGTGCACCTTTCCCGGATGGCCGAGGAGATCGTCCTCTGGGCGAGCAAGGAGTTCTCGTTCGTCGCGCTGGACCTCTCCTACTGCAGCGGCTCCTCCCTGATGCCCCAGAAGGCCAACCCCGATGTTGCCGAGCTGGTGCGCGGGAAGGCGGGCCGGCTCATCGGCGCGCTCGTCTCCGTCCTGACCATGATGAAGGGGCTCCCGCTCGCCTACAACCGGGACATGCAGGAGGACAAGGAGCCGCTCTTCGACGCCGCCTTGACGATCGACGGCTGCCTCGGGATCATGGCGGGGCTCTGGGAGAGGATCTCGTTCCGCCCGGAGGCGCTCCGCCGGTCGCTCGAGGGCGACTTCAGCCAGGCCACCGACCTCGTCGAGCAGCTCGTCGTGAACGGCGTCCCGTTCCGCGAGGCGCACCGCCTCGTCGGCCGGCTCGTCGCCGACTGCCTGCGCCGGAGGAAACGCCTCGATGAGCTCACCCTCGCGGAGCTGAAGGCGTGCGCGCCGCAGTTCGGGGAAGGCGCGCTCGCCCTCCTCTCGCACGACGAGACGGTCCGGCGGAAGAGATCGCTCGGGTCCACCTCGTCCGCGGGCGTGGCGAAAGCGCTCGCGGCCTGGAGGAGAAAACTCGCCCATGCATGA
- a CDS encoding NAD(P)/FAD-dependent oxidoreductase, with the protein MERVDVTIVGAGVVGLAIAAELAEEGLDSAVVERHDSFGRECSSRNSEVVHAGIYYPRGSRKASLCVEGRRELYRLLEERGIPFRKTGKLIVAWDRSQVPTLEKLKAQGDQNGVEGLRLLGRAETAALEPDIRAEAGLLSPETGIFDTHRFMAFLEKKASRRATIAYRCEAVGIAKEPGGYTVRVRDADGEEYRFESRLVVNAAGLGAARVAEMAGIDTAAAGYTISPCKGEYFSLGRGKGRGLRHLIYPPPTDISLGVHTVLDLQGGVKLGPNAFYVNDDSDYAVDEGHRREFFLGAREYLPFIEEEDLSPDMAGIRPKLYRTGEPQRDFVIREEADKGLEGFINLLGLESPALTASLAIGRLVGRMVKAAG; encoded by the coding sequence ATGGAACGGGTTGACGTCACCATCGTGGGCGCGGGCGTCGTCGGGCTCGCGATCGCCGCGGAGCTCGCCGAAGAGGGGCTCGACTCCGCGGTCGTCGAGCGCCACGACTCCTTCGGGAGGGAGTGCAGCAGCCGCAACAGCGAGGTCGTCCACGCCGGCATCTACTACCCGCGGGGTTCGCGCAAGGCCTCCCTCTGCGTGGAGGGGCGCCGGGAGCTCTACCGGCTCCTCGAGGAGCGCGGGATCCCGTTCCGGAAAACGGGCAAGCTCATCGTCGCGTGGGACCGGTCGCAGGTGCCGACACTCGAAAAGCTCAAGGCGCAGGGCGACCAGAACGGGGTCGAGGGGCTCCGCCTTCTCGGCCGGGCGGAGACGGCGGCGCTCGAGCCCGACATCCGCGCCGAGGCGGGGCTCCTGTCGCCGGAGACGGGGATATTCGACACGCACCGTTTCATGGCCTTTCTCGAGAAGAAGGCGTCGCGGCGGGCGACGATCGCCTACCGGTGCGAGGCCGTCGGCATCGCGAAGGAGCCGGGCGGCTACACGGTGCGCGTCCGGGACGCCGACGGCGAGGAGTACCGGTTCGAGAGCCGCCTGGTCGTCAACGCCGCGGGCCTCGGCGCCGCGCGCGTCGCCGAGATGGCGGGCATCGACACCGCCGCCGCCGGCTACACGATCAGCCCGTGCAAGGGGGAGTATTTCAGTCTCGGGCGCGGGAAGGGGAGGGGGCTCCGGCACCTGATCTACCCGCCCCCCACAGATATCAGTCTCGGGGTGCACACCGTGCTCGACCTGCAGGGCGGGGTGAAGCTGGGCCCGAACGCGTTCTACGTCAACGACGATTCAGACTACGCGGTGGACGAGGGGCACCGCAGGGAGTTCTTCCTCGGGGCGCGGGAATACCTGCCGTTCATCGAGGAGGAAGACCTCTCGCCCGACATGGCCGGGATACGGCCGAAGCTCTACCGGACCGGCGAACCGCAGCGGGACTTCGTGATCCGGGAGGAGGCGGACAAGGGGCTCGAGGGATTCATCAACCTGCTGGGGCTGGAGTCGCCCGCCCTCACCGCGTCGCTGGCCATAGGGCGGCTGGTGGGGCGGATGGTGAAGGCGGCCGGGTGA
- the argB gene encoding acetylglutamate kinase: MGDLKKLIGKAAVLIEALPYIQRFRRKVVVVKYGGSTMGSGDPDAILRDIVFMGCVGIRPVVVHGGGNAISARLKERGIAPRFVSGLRVTDAKTMKVVEEVLSEVNRGIVARIGELGGCARTVGGRDGVLRAKRHFPEVEKSGRGERADIGYVGDVAEVAVGPLRELLKKDVIPVIAPIGTDAEGNLYNINADTAAGEVAAALKAEKLILLTDVRGILRNPGDDRSLIETLRIGDIETLKAAGALTGGMLPKVRAGVTSVRAGVPKTHIVDGRLPHSILLEVFTDAGIGTEIVKG, translated from the coding sequence ATGGGCGACCTCAAGAAGCTGATCGGCAAGGCGGCGGTCCTGATCGAAGCGCTCCCCTACATCCAGCGCTTCAGACGCAAGGTCGTTGTCGTGAAGTACGGCGGGAGCACGATGGGCTCCGGCGACCCGGACGCCATCCTCCGCGACATCGTCTTCATGGGATGCGTGGGGATCCGCCCGGTCGTGGTGCACGGCGGCGGCAACGCGATCAGCGCGCGCCTGAAGGAGCGCGGGATCGCGCCCCGGTTCGTGTCGGGCCTCCGGGTGACCGACGCGAAGACGATGAAGGTCGTCGAGGAGGTGCTGTCGGAGGTGAACCGGGGGATCGTGGCCCGCATCGGGGAGCTCGGCGGCTGCGCCCGCACCGTCGGCGGCCGGGACGGGGTGCTTCGGGCGAAACGGCATTTCCCCGAGGTCGAGAAGAGCGGGCGGGGAGAGCGGGCGGATATCGGCTACGTGGGCGATGTCGCGGAGGTCGCGGTGGGACCGCTCCGCGAGCTTCTGAAGAAGGACGTCATCCCGGTGATCGCTCCGATCGGGACGGACGCGGAGGGGAACCTCTACAACATCAACGCCGACACCGCCGCGGGCGAGGTGGCCGCCGCCCTCAAGGCGGAGAAGCTCATTCTACTGACCGACGTGCGCGGCATCCTCAGGAACCCCGGGGACGACAGATCGCTCATCGAGACGCTCCGGATCGGCGACATCGAGACGCTCAAGGCGGCCGGTGCGCTCACGGGCGGCATGCTGCCGAAGGTGCGGGCGGGGGTGACCTCGGTGCGGGCGGGGGTGCCGAAGACGCACATCGTGGACGGGCGGCTGCCGCACTCGATACTGCTCGAGGTGTTCACCGACGCGGGGATCGGCACCGAGATCGTGAAGGGGTAG
- a CDS encoding acetylornithine transaminase — translation MKRTRNKAAGTIDLYGRYVVPSYGRSPLVVVRGKGSWVWDDRGRRYLDFFPGYAVSGLGHCHPRVVAAVRKQAGTLLHLPNIYYIPLQARLAELIVEHAFPGKCFFCNSGAEANEAAMKLARRAGSATGRYGIVAMRESFHGRTIATVTATGQEKYQRGFGPLLPGITHVPFGDIGALSRAVSDTTCAVMLEPIQGEGGINVAPADYFAAVRDLCDRRGLLLIMDEVQTGMGRTGRYFAYQHYGIVPDVMTLAKTLGGGVAIGAMLAASKYADLLQPGTHASTFGGNPLACAAGVAVFETIEKEKLLKRAQQMGNYLRARLLRLAKRCPFVREVRGVGLMLGMQLSIDGKAVVAECLKRGMLTNATGDNVVRFMPAMTVTKAEVDRAMAIVEEAFAAVVR, via the coding sequence ATGAAGAGGACGCGGAACAAGGCGGCGGGAACGATCGATCTGTACGGGCGCTACGTGGTCCCCTCGTACGGGAGGAGTCCGCTGGTCGTCGTCAGGGGGAAGGGCTCGTGGGTCTGGGACGATCGCGGGCGCAGATACCTGGACTTCTTCCCCGGCTACGCGGTGAGCGGCCTCGGGCACTGCCACCCGAGGGTCGTGGCCGCCGTCAGGAAACAGGCCGGAACGCTCCTGCACCTCCCGAACATCTACTACATCCCCCTCCAGGCCCGCCTCGCCGAGCTGATCGTCGAGCACGCCTTCCCGGGGAAGTGCTTCTTCTGCAACAGCGGCGCGGAGGCGAACGAGGCGGCGATGAAGCTCGCCCGGCGGGCGGGGAGCGCGACGGGCCGCTACGGGATTGTCGCGATGCGCGAGTCGTTTCACGGGCGCACCATCGCCACGGTCACGGCGACCGGGCAGGAGAAGTACCAGCGCGGCTTCGGCCCGCTCCTCCCGGGGATCACGCACGTCCCGTTCGGCGACATCGGCGCCTTGTCGCGCGCGGTGAGCGACACGACCTGCGCGGTGATGCTCGAGCCGATCCAGGGCGAGGGGGGGATCAACGTCGCCCCCGCGGACTATTTCGCCGCGGTCCGCGATCTGTGCGACAGGCGGGGGCTCCTCCTCATCATGGACGAGGTGCAGACCGGGATGGGGAGGACCGGCAGATACTTCGCGTACCAGCACTACGGCATCGTGCCCGACGTGATGACGCTCGCCAAGACCCTCGGCGGCGGCGTGGCGATCGGGGCGATGCTCGCCGCGTCGAAGTACGCGGACCTGCTGCAGCCCGGGACGCACGCCTCCACCTTCGGCGGGAACCCGCTCGCCTGCGCGGCCGGGGTCGCGGTCTTCGAAACGATCGAGAAGGAGAAGCTTTTGAAGCGCGCCCAGCAGATGGGGAACTATCTCCGCGCGCGGCTCCTCCGCCTCGCGAAGCGCTGCCCGTTCGTCCGGGAGGTCCGGGGCGTGGGGCTGATGCTCGGGATGCAGCTGTCGATCGACGGGAAGGCGGTCGTGGCGGAGTGCCTGAAGCGGGGGATGCTCACCAACGCCACCGGCGACAATGTCGTCCGTTTCATGCCCGCGATGACCGTCACGAAGGCGGAGGTCGACCGGGCGATGGCGATCGTGGAGGAGGCGTTCGCCGCCGTCGTCCGCTAG
- the argJ gene encoding bifunctional glutamate N-acetyltransferase/amino-acid acetyltransferase ArgJ, with product MTHPTGCVTAAAGFRAAGVCCGIREGKKDLALLVSDLPAAAAGTFTTNRFCAAPVRLSRTRIAAGRARAIVANSGCANAATGDAGLRDAETVAAAAARAAGLDPAEVLTASTGRIGRRLPVERITAAMPGLVAALSREGGRDAAEAILTTDTRPKEAVARFLLGGGEATVGGMAKGAGMIHPEMATMLAFITTDAAVEPAFLSALLRGSVEKSFNRISVDGDRSTNDSVFILANGAAGNSPLLREDSDGARGFAEALDRVTGALAEMIVRDGEGASRFVEILIRGARDAAEAKRLGFAVANSPLVKTAIFGRDPNWGRILSSLGAAGVDFAQDALELFLQGRRVFGNGAPAGADEAELGKLLEGPNVRIEAVLSRGAAQERILTCDLTPDYVELNKT from the coding sequence ATGACACACCCCACCGGGTGCGTGACCGCCGCCGCGGGATTCCGCGCGGCGGGCGTCTGCTGCGGCATCAGGGAGGGGAAGAAGGACCTCGCCCTCCTCGTCTCCGATCTCCCGGCCGCGGCCGCCGGGACGTTCACCACGAACCGCTTCTGCGCCGCCCCGGTGCGGCTGAGCCGCACGCGGATCGCCGCGGGGAGGGCGCGGGCGATCGTGGCCAACAGCGGCTGCGCGAACGCGGCGACCGGCGACGCCGGCCTCCGCGACGCCGAAACGGTGGCGGCGGCGGCGGCGCGGGCGGCGGGCCTCGACCCGGCGGAGGTGCTCACGGCCTCGACCGGGCGGATCGGGAGGCGTCTCCCCGTCGAGCGGATCACGGCGGCCATGCCGGGGCTCGTCGCCGCGCTCAGCCGCGAGGGGGGGCGGGACGCGGCGGAGGCGATCCTCACCACCGATACGCGCCCCAAGGAGGCGGTCGCCCGGTTCCTTCTCGGGGGTGGGGAGGCGACCGTCGGCGGCATGGCGAAGGGCGCCGGGATGATCCACCCGGAGATGGCGACGATGCTGGCGTTCATCACCACCGACGCGGCGGTCGAACCGGCCTTCCTCTCAGCGCTGCTCCGGGGGAGCGTGGAGAAGAGCTTCAACCGGATCAGCGTGGACGGGGACCGGAGCACCAACGACTCCGTCTTCATCCTGGCCAACGGCGCCGCGGGGAACAGCCCGCTCCTGCGGGAGGATTCCGACGGGGCGCGCGGATTCGCGGAGGCGCTCGACCGGGTCACCGGCGCGCTCGCGGAGATGATCGTGCGCGACGGAGAGGGGGCGTCGAGGTTCGTCGAGATCCTCATCCGCGGGGCGCGGGACGCGGCCGAGGCGAAGCGCCTCGGTTTCGCCGTCGCCAACTCGCCCCTCGTGAAGACCGCGATCTTCGGGCGGGACCCGAACTGGGGAAGGATCCTCTCCTCCCTCGGGGCGGCGGGCGTCGACTTCGCCCAGGATGCACTCGAGCTGTTCCTGCAGGGGCGGCGCGTCTTCGGCAACGGCGCGCCCGCGGGGGCGGACGAGGCGGAGCTGGGGAAGCTGCTCGAGGGGCCCAACGTCAGGATCGAGGCGGTCCTCTCGCGCGGCGCGGCGCAGGAGCGGATACTCACCTGCGACCTGACGCCGGACTACGTGGAGTTGAACAAGACCTGA
- the rpsI gene encoding 30S ribosomal protein S9, whose translation MTVQHAAVRTTGRRKTAVATVRLAPGTGLMTVNGVPIERYFRTEEMRVIVAQPLTVTKTKEKYDVTAVVKGGGLMGQVGALRHGLARAISRHDETMRQSLKQAGLLTRDPRAKERKKYGRPGARKRFQFSKR comes from the coding sequence ATGACGGTGCAGCACGCGGCGGTGAGAACCACCGGGAGACGGAAGACGGCGGTTGCGACGGTGCGGCTCGCGCCGGGCACCGGGCTGATGACGGTGAACGGCGTCCCGATCGAGCGCTACTTCCGGACCGAGGAGATGCGGGTGATCGTGGCGCAGCCGCTCACGGTCACGAAAACGAAGGAGAAGTACGACGTCACCGCCGTCGTCAAGGGCGGCGGGCTGATGGGGCAGGTGGGGGCGCTTCGGCACGGGCTCGCGCGCGCGATCTCCCGCCACGACGAGACGATGCGCCAGAGCCTCAAGCAGGCGGGACTCCTCACGCGCGATCCCCGCGCGAAGGAGAGGAAGAAGTACGGACGCCCGGGGGCGCGGAAGAGATTCCAGTTCTCCAAGCGCTGA
- the gmk gene encoding guanylate kinase gives MRTGILFVITAPSGAGKTTLLDLLLKEVPLLDYSVSVTTRGPRRGEVDGKAYHFTTRVRFEELLAAGEFLEHALVYDNYYGTRRSVIDKTLAAGRDVILDIDVRGALQVMEKDCPAVFIYILPPSMRELERRLRGRATDAEEVIQKRLSLAREEMGYAGRYDYVVVNDQLDTACGELKAVIAAERLRAARNAKLIERIRTG, from the coding sequence ATGCGCACCGGCATACTGTTCGTCATCACCGCCCCGTCGGGGGCCGGCAAGACCACGCTGCTCGACCTTCTCCTGAAGGAGGTCCCGCTCCTCGACTACTCGGTCTCCGTCACCACCCGCGGCCCGCGGCGCGGCGAGGTGGACGGCAAGGCGTACCATTTCACGACCCGGGTCAGATTCGAGGAGCTGCTCGCCGCCGGCGAGTTCCTCGAACACGCCCTCGTCTACGACAACTACTACGGCACGCGGAGGAGCGTGATAGACAAGACGCTGGCGGCGGGGCGGGACGTCATCCTCGACATAGACGTCCGCGGCGCGCTCCAGGTGATGGAGAAGGACTGCCCGGCGGTCTTCATCTACATCCTCCCCCCCTCGATGCGGGAGCTCGAACGCCGGCTGCGGGGGAGGGCGACCGACGCGGAGGAGGTCATCCAGAAACGCCTTTCGCTCGCCCGCGAGGAGATGGGCTACGCGGGGCGGTACGACTACGTCGTCGTGAACGACCAACTCGACACGGCGTGCGGGGAGCTGAAGGCGGTCATCGCCGCGGAGCGCCTGCGCGCGGCCCGCAACGCGAAGCTGATCGAAAGGATACGCACGGGATGA